A single genomic interval of Streptomyces sp. NBC_00663 harbors:
- a CDS encoding carbohydrate ABC transporter permease, protein MSTVTLASKRRRAALRTAAFMSPWLIGFTVFFAYPMISTLYFSFMHYDGFKPPTWSGTKNWTYVFESYPYFWPALRNTLWLVVITVTLRVLFGLGIGLLITKIKTGAGVFRTLFYLPYLAPPVAATMAFAFLFNPGTGPVNSILEKVGIPAPGWFNDPSWSKPALTLLFLWGVGDLMVIFMAALLDVPKEQYEAAELDGASAWQRFRYVTIPNISPIIMFAVVTGVIAAMQCYTQPLVAGKVASGVIQGAGTLFEPGYPEKSTLTLPQLIYNLGFQRFDYGSACVVALVLFALSMAFTAFLMRRRGGLIQAGD, encoded by the coding sequence ATGAGCACCGTCACGTTGGCGTCGAAACGCCGCCGAGCGGCCCTCCGTACGGCCGCCTTCATGTCCCCCTGGCTGATCGGTTTCACGGTCTTCTTCGCGTACCCGATGATCTCGACGCTCTACTTCTCCTTCATGCACTACGACGGCTTCAAGCCGCCGACCTGGAGCGGGACGAAGAACTGGACCTACGTCTTCGAGAGCTACCCCTACTTCTGGCCCGCGCTGCGCAACACCCTGTGGCTGGTGGTGATCACGGTGACCCTGCGGGTCCTGTTCGGACTCGGCATCGGTCTCCTCATCACCAAGATCAAGACCGGCGCAGGTGTCTTCCGCACCCTCTTCTACCTGCCCTACCTCGCCCCGCCGGTCGCGGCCACGATGGCCTTCGCCTTCCTCTTCAACCCCGGGACCGGCCCGGTCAACTCGATCCTGGAGAAGGTCGGCATCCCGGCCCCGGGCTGGTTCAACGACCCCAGCTGGTCCAAGCCGGCCCTCACCCTCCTCTTCCTGTGGGGCGTGGGCGACCTGATGGTCATCTTCATGGCCGCGCTGCTCGACGTACCGAAGGAGCAGTACGAGGCGGCCGAGCTGGACGGGGCGTCGGCGTGGCAGCGCTTCCGCTACGTCACCATCCCCAACATCTCGCCGATCATCATGTTCGCGGTGGTCACCGGGGTGATCGCGGCGATGCAGTGCTACACCCAGCCGCTGGTCGCCGGGAAGGTCGCCTCGGGGGTGATCCAGGGCGCGGGCACCTTGTTCGAGCCCGGCTACCCGGAGAAGTCGACCCTGACGCTCCCCCAACTCATCTACAACCTGGGCTTCCAGCGCTTCGACTACGGCTCGGCCTGTGTGGTCGCCCTCGTCCTCTTCGCCCTCTCCATGGCCTTCACCGCGTTCCTGATGCGGCGCCGCGGCGGTCTCATCCAGGCAGGTGACTGA
- a CDS encoding ABC transporter substrate-binding protein, with amino-acid sequence MPKRARTTAFALLSSIALLTTAACTGQSTSGADDDASAETTINFWHAWSAPNEVKAVKSLIAGFEKAHPNIHVNVVGNMTDDKINQALRAGGSKAPDVMSSFTTNAVGKFCSSGALVDLNPFFEKADIDPAKTFPTAMNEYTQFEGDRCTAPLLGDAYGLYYNKTAFEKAGITAPPKTWSEFEADAKKLTIPQGDSFKQLGFMPNYHGWETTTEHYMGQFSPTYFDKAGKSTVATDPAVAAAFTTQKKLVDELGGYQKLEKYRSKLGDEWGPKHPFHTGQVAMQLDGEWRLGMALEAKPGFEIGVAPLPVPDDQADQYGKGYITGTITGIAATSKKQNAAWELVKYITTDTDAVVGFSNAIHNVPSTLDALKSPKLKYDPRFKTFLDIAANPDSTTSPASLNGGVYLSTIQNLGYDYESGRTKDLKAGLTAAAQQIDTDIAQAK; translated from the coding sequence ATGCCCAAGCGTGCCCGAACAACGGCATTTGCCCTGCTTTCCTCCATCGCCCTCCTGACCACGGCAGCCTGTACCGGCCAGTCCACCTCCGGTGCCGACGACGACGCCTCCGCCGAGACGACGATCAACTTCTGGCACGCGTGGAGCGCGCCGAACGAGGTGAAGGCGGTCAAGTCCCTGATCGCCGGCTTCGAGAAGGCGCATCCCAACATCCACGTGAACGTCGTCGGCAACATGACGGACGACAAGATCAACCAGGCGCTGCGCGCGGGCGGTTCCAAGGCACCCGACGTGATGTCGTCCTTCACCACCAACGCCGTCGGCAAGTTCTGCTCCTCCGGCGCCCTGGTCGACCTCAACCCGTTCTTCGAGAAGGCGGACATCGACCCGGCCAAGACCTTCCCGACGGCGATGAACGAGTACACCCAGTTCGAGGGCGACCGCTGCACGGCGCCCCTGCTCGGTGACGCGTACGGCCTCTACTACAACAAGACCGCGTTCGAGAAGGCCGGCATCACCGCTCCGCCGAAGACCTGGTCCGAATTCGAGGCCGATGCCAAGAAGTTGACGATCCCTCAGGGCGACAGCTTCAAGCAGCTCGGCTTCATGCCGAACTATCACGGCTGGGAGACCACGACAGAGCACTACATGGGCCAGTTCTCCCCGACGTACTTCGACAAGGCAGGCAAGTCGACGGTCGCCACGGATCCGGCGGTCGCCGCCGCGTTCACCACGCAGAAGAAGCTGGTCGACGAACTCGGCGGCTACCAGAAGCTGGAGAAGTACCGCTCCAAGCTGGGCGACGAGTGGGGCCCCAAGCACCCCTTCCACACCGGCCAGGTGGCCATGCAGCTCGACGGTGAATGGCGCCTCGGCATGGCCCTGGAGGCCAAGCCCGGCTTCGAGATCGGGGTGGCCCCGCTGCCCGTCCCCGACGACCAGGCGGACCAGTACGGCAAGGGCTACATCACCGGCACGATCACCGGCATCGCCGCCACCAGCAAGAAGCAGAACGCGGCCTGGGAGCTGGTCAAGTACATCACCACGGACACGGACGCGGTGGTGGGCTTCTCCAACGCCATCCACAACGTGCCCTCCACGCTGGACGCCCTGAAGTCCCCGAAGCTGAAGTACGACCCGCGCTTCAAGACCTTCCTGGACATCGCGGCGAACCCGGACTCCACGACGAGCCCCGCCTCCCTCAACGGCGGCGTGTACCTCTCCACGATCCAGAACCTGGGCTACGACTACGAGAGCGGCCGGACCAAGGACCTCAAGGCCGGTCTCACCGCCGCGGCCCAGCAGATCGACACGGACATCGCGCAGGCGAAGTAG
- a CDS encoding ROK family transcriptional regulator: MAGTPRTLRAMNDRAALDLLLEHGQLSRTRIGKLTGLSKPTASQLLARLEAAGLVLAGGTTEGRPGPNAQLYEVNPAAAHAAGLDVTPERVLAAVADITGRTVGSYELPTPGRRTGTPVVQQVTDALDGAAKAAGLARADVHRLVIGTPGAFDPNTGRLRYASHLPGWHTPALLDEIAAALPMPVEYENDVNLVAVAEQRLGAARGHDDFVLLWNEGGLGAALVLGGRLHRGWTGGAGEVGFLPVPGTPLVRQVTKANSGGYQELAGSQAIPRLARELGVDDIPNGPYAEVAAALVARAATSEDPAHQQLLETYATRLATGLASLVSVLDPELVVLSGASLTAGGEPLRSLVQSELEELAAARPHLVVGDVSEQPVLRGALESALAATRDEVFDTSR; encoded by the coding sequence ATGGCCGGCACCCCGCGCACACTCCGCGCGATGAACGACCGTGCCGCCCTCGACCTCCTGCTGGAGCACGGGCAGCTGTCCCGCACCCGGATCGGCAAGCTCACCGGCCTGTCCAAGCCGACCGCGTCCCAGCTGCTGGCCCGGCTGGAAGCCGCCGGACTGGTACTGGCCGGCGGCACCACCGAGGGCAGGCCCGGCCCCAACGCCCAGCTGTACGAGGTGAATCCGGCCGCCGCCCACGCGGCCGGCCTCGACGTCACCCCCGAACGTGTCCTCGCCGCCGTCGCCGACATCACCGGCCGCACCGTGGGTTCGTACGAACTGCCCACCCCCGGCAGGCGGACCGGCACCCCGGTCGTGCAGCAGGTCACCGACGCCCTCGACGGCGCCGCCAAGGCAGCGGGCCTGGCCCGTGCCGACGTGCATCGCCTCGTCATCGGCACCCCCGGCGCCTTCGACCCCAACACCGGCCGACTGCGCTACGCCTCCCACCTCCCCGGCTGGCACACCCCGGCCCTCCTCGACGAGATCGCCGCCGCGCTGCCGATGCCGGTGGAGTACGAGAACGACGTCAACCTCGTCGCCGTGGCCGAGCAGCGGCTCGGCGCGGCCCGCGGCCACGACGACTTCGTCCTGCTGTGGAACGAGGGCGGTCTCGGCGCCGCGCTCGTCCTCGGCGGCCGGCTGCACCGCGGCTGGACCGGCGGCGCGGGCGAGGTCGGCTTCCTGCCGGTGCCGGGCACCCCGCTGGTACGGCAGGTCACCAAGGCCAACAGCGGCGGCTACCAGGAGCTGGCCGGTTCCCAGGCCATCCCCCGGCTCGCCCGCGAACTCGGCGTCGACGACATCCCGAACGGCCCGTACGCCGAGGTCGCCGCCGCCCTCGTCGCCCGCGCCGCAACCTCCGAAGACCCCGCCCACCAACAGCTGTTGGAGACGTACGCGACCCGCCTCGCCACCGGTCTGGCCTCGCTCGTCTCCGTCCTCGACCCGGAACTCGTCGTCCTGAGCGGCGCTTCCCTCACCGCCGGCGGCGAGCCGCTGCGCTCACTCGTCCAGTCCGAACTGGAGGAGCTGGCCGCGGCCCGCCCCCACCTCGTCGTCGGCGACGTATCCGAACAGCCCGTGCTGCGCGGCGCGTTGGAGAGCGCGCTGGCGGCCACCCGCGATGAGGTCTTCGACACCTCGCGCTGA
- a CDS encoding mechanosensitive ion channel family protein: MSLPAVLLAATATPSPSPSESQTATVPSLQDAQESATNAASWVEQNWSTWLAIGLRVLLILVIAAVLRVAVRRAITKLIDRMNRTVQAVDGTALGGLLVNVERRRQRSQAIGSVLRSVASFIIMGTAALMILGTFEINLAPLLASAGVAGVAIGFGARNLVTDFLSGVFMILEDQYGVGDTIDAGVASGEVIEVGLRVTKLRGDNGEIWYVRNGEVKRIGNLSQGWATAGVDVTVRSDEDLDKVKATIDEVAERMSKEEPWNELLWGPIEVLGLDSVLLDSMIVRVSAKTMPGKALTVERELRWRVKRAFDAADIDIVGGPAVAADPEPVSDPTAGMAAPSAYSNTASPQAQAATPLTQK; encoded by the coding sequence GTGTCCTTGCCCGCCGTCCTACTGGCCGCGACCGCGACCCCGTCGCCCTCTCCCTCGGAGAGCCAGACCGCGACCGTCCCCTCGCTCCAGGACGCCCAGGAGAGCGCGACGAACGCCGCGAGCTGGGTCGAGCAGAACTGGTCGACCTGGCTGGCGATCGGTCTGCGCGTGCTGCTGATCCTGGTGATAGCGGCGGTGCTGAGAGTCGCCGTACGGCGGGCGATCACCAAGCTGATAGACCGCATGAACCGCACGGTCCAGGCGGTCGACGGCACCGCGCTCGGCGGCCTGCTGGTCAATGTCGAGCGGCGCCGTCAGCGGTCCCAGGCGATCGGTTCGGTGCTGCGCTCGGTGGCCAGCTTCATCATCATGGGCACCGCGGCCCTGATGATCCTCGGCACCTTCGAGATCAACCTCGCCCCGCTGCTGGCCTCGGCCGGTGTGGCGGGCGTGGCGATCGGCTTCGGCGCCCGCAACCTGGTCACGGACTTCCTCTCCGGCGTCTTCATGATCCTGGAGGACCAGTACGGCGTGGGCGACACGATCGACGCGGGAGTGGCGTCGGGCGAAGTGATCGAGGTGGGCCTGCGCGTCACGAAGCTGCGCGGCGACAACGGCGAGATCTGGTACGTCCGCAACGGCGAGGTCAAGCGCATCGGCAACCTCTCCCAGGGCTGGGCCACGGCCGGCGTCGACGTGACGGTCCGCTCGGACGAGGACCTGGACAAGGTCAAGGCGACGATCGACGAGGTCGCCGAGCGCATGAGCAAGGAAGAGCCCTGGAACGAGCTCCTGTGGGGCCCGATCGAGGTCCTGGGCCTGGACAGCGTCCTCCTGGACTCGATGATCGTGCGCGTCTCGGCCAAGACGATGCCGGGCAAGGCCCTCACCGTGGAGCGCGAACTCCGCTGGCGCGTCAAGCGGGCCTTCGACGCCGCGGACATCGACATCGTCGGCGGCCCGGCCGTCGCAGCCGACCCCGAGCCCGTATCCGACCCCACCGCCGGCATGGCGGCCCCATCGGCCTACTCCAACACCGCCTCCCCCCAGGCCCAGGCAGCAACACCGCTCACCCAGAAGTAG
- a CDS encoding HNH endonuclease yields the protein MPHVLVLNASYEPLGVVPLRRALILVLENKAVCLEESGAFMHSATVTVPAPSVVRLKRFVRVPYRGPVPLTRRALFARDGGRCMYCGGVATSVDHVIPRSRGGKHVWDNVVASCRRCNHVKADRHLFEIGWRLRHKPAPPTGLAWRIIGTGHRDPRWLPYLQPYGAEDAMARIDGISA from the coding sequence GTGCCGCATGTCCTGGTCCTCAACGCGTCGTACGAGCCACTGGGCGTCGTACCGCTCCGCCGCGCGCTCATCCTCGTGCTCGAAAACAAGGCCGTCTGCCTTGAGGAGTCCGGCGCCTTCATGCACAGCGCAACCGTCACAGTCCCCGCACCAAGCGTGGTCCGGCTCAAGCGATTCGTCCGGGTTCCCTATCGGGGGCCCGTTCCTCTTACCCGGCGCGCGCTCTTCGCCCGCGACGGGGGCCGGTGCATGTACTGCGGTGGCGTCGCAACCAGCGTCGACCACGTCATCCCGCGCAGCCGCGGGGGCAAGCACGTGTGGGACAACGTGGTGGCCTCGTGCCGCCGCTGCAACCACGTGAAGGCCGACCGACACCTGTTCGAGATCGGCTGGCGGCTGCGCCACAAACCCGCTCCACCCACCGGCCTGGCCTGGCGCATCATCGGGACCGGCCACAGGGACCCGCGCTGGCTGCCGTACTTGCAGCCGTACGGCGCGGAAGACGCGATGGCCCGGATCGACGGCATCTCTGCCTGA
- a CDS encoding FtsX-like permease family protein → MTTYANRTAAHAGLGTDLRLAWLLTRGSDRREWWRVLLTAVGAALATGLGLVIAALLPLEGQRTVPVGGGLLDEPGTRVGVVAALLLLFIPVVGFLGQCARVGAVHRDRRLAALRLAGATPAQTRRIAALETGLACLAGSAVATAVSVPMLLRVWPHPDPLTWAGIAVVAAGVPVLGAAVSALVLRGLVASPLGRIRRARPAEGPGRLFRVATTVLALMVVYVLTTPFHEAPFEFALTPLTVFAVCLLVGAVAVWLTGASARQLGEGLADRAKSPAVLIAAERLRDDPWAAARTHAAVLLVTVVGSGFMGVRQVMLSLLRERENHYAEGIGYYENGLNLTGLAVLVALALVLTALAVGTAESVATRRRGLAAQTASGVPYSVLAKATLLETAIPLAPATVLAGLGGMTIAAWYTSAASEHGSPEVPYLALLVPVAVYAASLLAAATSLPLLRRGLRPAELRYA, encoded by the coding sequence ATGACGACGTACGCGAACCGCACCGCCGCTCATGCCGGACTGGGCACCGATCTGCGTCTCGCCTGGCTGCTCACCCGGGGTTCGGACCGCCGGGAGTGGTGGCGGGTCCTGCTCACCGCCGTCGGGGCGGCGCTGGCGACCGGGCTCGGGCTGGTGATCGCCGCGCTGCTGCCGCTGGAGGGGCAGCGCACCGTGCCGGTGGGCGGCGGGCTGCTCGACGAGCCCGGCACCCGGGTCGGTGTGGTCGCCGCGCTCCTGCTGCTGTTCATCCCGGTGGTCGGCTTCCTCGGCCAGTGCGCCCGGGTCGGTGCCGTGCACCGCGACCGACGCCTTGCCGCGCTGCGGCTCGCGGGGGCCACGCCCGCCCAGACGCGGCGGATCGCGGCGCTGGAGACGGGCCTGGCCTGTCTGGCGGGTTCGGCGGTGGCGACGGCGGTCTCCGTCCCGATGCTGCTCCGCGTCTGGCCGCACCCCGATCCGCTGACCTGGGCGGGCATCGCCGTGGTGGCCGCCGGTGTGCCGGTGCTGGGCGCGGCGGTGAGCGCGCTGGTGCTGCGCGGGCTGGTCGCCTCGCCGCTGGGGCGGATCCGGCGGGCGCGGCCCGCCGAGGGGCCCGGGCGGCTGTTCCGGGTGGCTACCACGGTCCTGGCACTGATGGTGGTGTACGTCCTGACGACGCCCTTCCACGAGGCGCCGTTCGAGTTCGCGCTCACGCCGCTCACGGTGTTCGCGGTGTGTCTGCTGGTGGGCGCGGTGGCGGTGTGGCTGACCGGCGCCTCGGCCCGGCAGCTCGGCGAGGGTCTGGCGGACCGCGCCAAGAGCCCGGCGGTGCTGATCGCGGCGGAACGGCTGCGCGACGACCCGTGGGCGGCGGCCCGTACCCATGCCGCGGTGCTGCTGGTGACGGTCGTCGGCTCGGGCTTCATGGGGGTACGGCAGGTGATGCTGTCGCTGCTGCGCGAGCGGGAGAACCACTACGCGGAGGGGATCGGCTACTACGAGAACGGCCTGAACCTCACGGGCCTCGCGGTCCTCGTCGCCCTCGCCCTGGTGCTCACCGCGCTCGCCGTCGGCACCGCCGAGTCCGTCGCCACCCGGCGCCGGGGCCTGGCCGCGCAGACCGCCAGCGGAGTGCCGTACTCGGTGCTGGCGAAGGCCACCCTGCTGGAGACGGCGATCCCGCTGGCCCCCGCGACCGTGCTGGCCGGGCTCGGCGGGATGACGATCGCGGCCTGGTACACCTCGGCCGCCTCCGAGCACGGGTCGCCGGAGGTGCCGTACCTGGCGCTGCTGGTCCCGGTGGCCGTGTACGCGGCGAGCCTGCTGGCCGCGGCCACCTCGCTGCCGCTGCTGAGACGCGGACTGCGCCCGGCGGAGCTGCGGTACGCGTAG
- a CDS encoding ABC transporter ATP-binding protein, which translates to MSTTVPLLAARDLVKTHGRTEALRGASVELRAGEILAVTGASGSGKSTLLHCLAGIVRPDEGSVSYAGDRLDTLPEKRLSELRRTEFGVVFQFGQLIPELTALDNVALPLMLAGTTRKEAWSRAGEWLERFGVRGQEALRPGEMSGGQAQRTSLARALVTGPRIVFADEPTGALDSLASEQVMTALVHTAREQGTAVLLITHDAQVAAYADREVGLNDGTVVPQEVPA; encoded by the coding sequence ATGAGCACCACAGTGCCGCTTCTGGCGGCGCGCGATCTCGTGAAGACGCACGGCAGGACCGAGGCCCTGCGCGGCGCCTCCGTCGAGCTGCGGGCCGGCGAGATCCTGGCCGTCACCGGTGCCAGCGGCAGCGGGAAGTCGACGCTGCTGCACTGCCTCGCGGGCATCGTCCGCCCCGACGAGGGCTCGGTGAGCTACGCCGGGGACCGCCTCGACACCCTCCCGGAGAAGCGGCTGAGCGAGCTGCGGCGCACGGAGTTCGGGGTCGTCTTCCAGTTCGGGCAGCTGATCCCCGAGCTGACCGCCCTCGACAACGTGGCCCTGCCCCTGATGCTGGCCGGCACCACCCGCAAGGAGGCGTGGTCCCGCGCCGGGGAGTGGCTGGAGCGGTTCGGCGTACGGGGGCAGGAGGCGCTGCGCCCCGGCGAGATGAGCGGCGGCCAGGCCCAGCGGACCTCGCTGGCCCGGGCCCTGGTGACCGGCCCGCGCATCGTCTTCGCGGACGAGCCGACGGGCGCCCTGGACTCCCTGGCGAGCGAGCAGGTCATGACGGCGCTGGTCCACACGGCCCGCGAGCAGGGCACGGCCGTTCTGCTGATCACGCACGACGCTCAGGTGGCGGCGTACGCGGACCGCGAGGTCGGGCTCAACGACGGGACCGTGGTCCCGCAGGAGGTGCCGGCATGA
- a CDS encoding PadR family transcriptional regulator, with amino-acid sequence MSTRHILLGLLASGPSHGYDLKRRHDERFPQARPLAYGQVYTTLQRLVRDGLAELDATESDGGPERTTYRSTAEGQRELGRWAGEIAPPAPFVTNEIFAKVVVSILAGGDPEAYLRAQRAAHMGRMRELTQLKTAKGADLATVLSADYALNHLDADLRWMTTTAGRLTTLTAEVETP; translated from the coding sequence ATGAGCACCCGCCACATCCTGCTGGGGCTGCTCGCCTCGGGGCCGAGCCATGGCTACGACCTCAAGCGACGCCACGACGAACGTTTCCCGCAAGCCCGCCCCCTGGCCTACGGGCAGGTCTACACGACCCTTCAGCGCCTGGTCCGCGACGGTCTCGCCGAGCTCGACGCCACCGAGTCGGACGGCGGCCCGGAGCGTACGACGTACCGCTCGACGGCCGAGGGGCAACGTGAACTCGGCCGCTGGGCCGGGGAGATCGCCCCGCCCGCGCCCTTCGTGACCAACGAGATCTTCGCCAAGGTCGTCGTCTCGATCCTGGCCGGCGGCGACCCGGAGGCCTATCTGCGCGCCCAACGAGCCGCCCACATGGGCCGGATGCGGGAGCTGACGCAGCTGAAGACAGCCAAGGGCGCCGATCTCGCGACCGTCCTCTCGGCGGACTACGCCCTCAACCACCTTGACGCCGACCTCCGTTGGATGACCACCACGGCGGGCCGGCTGACCACTCTGACCGCGGAGGTCGAGACACCATGA
- the malQ gene encoding 4-alpha-glucanotransferase — protein sequence MTAAEPPSDSGPSFDSEPPPDPGSSPDSGSAPDPASAPDSGPPSEELSRLAGLHGVATSYSPAPDRTVAASAAAVTRALTALGVDTTDPAAALAARESELAARLLPPTVVRWAGGPCAALDALPDGTRLHIETEQGETRSSAGQLPPGVHRLTATAPDGRVAQTHLVVAPERLPTPTGRSYGLLVQLYSLLSRRSWGMGDLGDLGELTAWAGRALGAGFIQVNPLHAAVPGAPTDPSPYRPSSRRFPDPVHLRVEDVDEYPYVTDRDRVRALTERAALLREAVLEKGALIDRDAVWELKREALELVHEVPLGPGRRAAYADFLAEEGEALEDHATWCALAEVHGSDWSAWPAALRDPRSGETARARAELMDRVDFWSRLAWLTDAQLAATQRAARDAGMAVGVVHDLAVGVHPLGADAWAQQEYFAAGMSVGAPPDAFNARGQDWGLPPWRPDRLAESGYAPYRRLLRALFRYAGALRIDHVMGLFRLWWVPQGLPPTEGTYVRYDAEAMLAILVLEASRAGAMVIGEDLGTVEPGVRETLRERGVLGTSVLWFERDWEGDGRPLPPERWRADCLATATTHDLPSTAARLSGDHVELRHRLGLLTRGLAEERAEAAADTGEWLEVLARLGLLHGTGGGHGTSTEEAEVQAVHRFLLRTPARLVGVWLPDTVGDRRPQNLPGTWDQYPNWRLPIADADGRAVTLEELAGEPRLYALVEVLRERG from the coding sequence ATGACCGCTGCCGAGCCCCCGTCCGATTCCGGGCCCTCGTTCGACTCCGAGCCTCCGCCCGATCCCGGGTCCTCGCCTGATTCCGGATCCGCGCCCGATCCGGCGTCCGCGCCCGATTCCGGGCCGCCTTCCGAGGAGCTCTCCCGGCTTGCCGGGCTGCACGGCGTCGCCACCTCCTACAGCCCCGCCCCCGACCGCACGGTGGCCGCCTCCGCAGCTGCTGTCACCCGGGCCCTCACCGCCCTTGGTGTCGACACCACCGACCCCGCCGCGGCGCTCGCCGCACGGGAGAGCGAGCTGGCCGCGCGACTGCTGCCGCCCACGGTCGTGCGCTGGGCCGGTGGCCCGTGCGCGGCGCTCGACGCCCTCCCCGACGGCACCCGGCTGCACATCGAGACCGAGCAGGGCGAGACACGGTCCTCGGCCGGGCAACTCCCGCCCGGAGTCCACCGGCTGACCGCCACGGCGCCGGACGGACGGGTCGCCCAGACCCACCTCGTCGTCGCCCCCGAACGGCTCCCCACCCCCACCGGACGCTCGTACGGACTGCTCGTCCAGCTCTACTCCCTCCTGTCCCGGCGCTCCTGGGGCATGGGCGACCTCGGTGACCTCGGCGAACTCACCGCCTGGGCGGGCCGCGCGCTCGGTGCCGGATTCATCCAGGTCAACCCGCTGCACGCGGCTGTGCCCGGTGCCCCCACCGATCCCTCGCCCTACCGCCCCTCCTCCCGCCGCTTCCCCGACCCCGTGCACCTGCGCGTCGAGGACGTCGACGAGTACCCGTACGTCACCGACCGCGACCGCGTCCGCGCGCTGACGGAACGGGCCGCGCTGCTGCGCGAAGCGGTGCTGGAGAAAGGGGCGTTGATCGACCGGGACGCCGTGTGGGAACTCAAGCGCGAGGCGCTGGAACTCGTCCACGAGGTGCCCCTCGGCCCCGGTCGGCGGGCCGCCTACGCCGACTTCCTCGCCGAGGAGGGCGAGGCGCTGGAGGACCACGCCACCTGGTGCGCGCTGGCGGAGGTGCACGGCTCGGACTGGAGCGCCTGGCCGGCCGCGCTGCGCGACCCCCGCTCCGGCGAAACCGCCCGCGCCCGCGCCGAGTTGATGGACCGCGTCGACTTCTGGTCGAGACTCGCCTGGCTCACCGACGCCCAGCTCGCCGCCACCCAGCGCGCGGCCCGCGACGCCGGGATGGCCGTCGGCGTCGTCCACGACCTCGCGGTCGGCGTGCACCCCCTGGGCGCCGACGCCTGGGCGCAGCAGGAGTACTTCGCCGCCGGGATGTCGGTGGGCGCCCCGCCGGACGCCTTCAACGCGCGCGGCCAGGACTGGGGGCTGCCGCCCTGGCGCCCCGACCGTCTCGCCGAGTCCGGCTACGCGCCGTACCGCCGCCTGCTGCGCGCCCTGTTCCGCTATGCCGGCGCGCTGCGCATCGACCATGTGATGGGCCTGTTCCGGCTGTGGTGGGTGCCCCAGGGGCTGCCGCCCACCGAAGGCACCTACGTCCGCTACGACGCCGAGGCCATGCTCGCGATCCTGGTGCTGGAGGCCTCGCGCGCCGGGGCGATGGTCATCGGCGAGGACCTCGGGACCGTGGAGCCCGGGGTGCGCGAGACGCTGCGCGAGCGCGGAGTGCTCGGGACGTCGGTGCTGTGGTTCGAACGGGACTGGGAGGGCGACGGCCGCCCGCTGCCGCCCGAACGCTGGCGTGCCGACTGCCTCGCCACCGCCACCACCCACGACCTGCCGTCCACCGCCGCCCGGCTCAGCGGCGACCACGTCGAACTCCGGCACCGGCTGGGGCTGTTGACGCGCGGACTGGCCGAGGAACGGGCCGAGGCCGCCGCCGACACCGGGGAGTGGCTGGAGGTGCTGGCCCGGCTGGGACTGCTGCACGGCACGGGCGGCGGGCACGGCACGTCGACGGAGGAGGCCGAGGTGCAGGCCGTCCACCGGTTCCTGCTGCGGACACCGGCACGGCTGGTGGGGGTGTGGCTGCCGGACACGGTCGGCGACCGGCGACCCCAGAATCTGCCCGGGACCTGGGACCAGTACCCGAACTGGCGGCTGCCGATCGCGGACGCGGACGGCAGGGCGGTGACCCTGGAGGAACTGGCGGGCGAGCCTCGGTTGTACGCGTTGGTGGAGGTGCTGCGGGAGAGGGGCTGA
- a CDS encoding TetR/AcrR family transcriptional regulator, with the protein MNSPSPARTPGTPRARRSDATRDAILVAARERFAADGYERATIRAIAKDANIDPSMVMRYYGNKEGLFAAAVTVDLRLPDIGGPASRDVGAVLVRHFLDMWEDDEVLTALLRVGATNQAGAERMQGIFRDQLLPVARQVCPDPEQIPARAALTASQLLGLALTRYVLRIPPAVALHPEEIVAWLGPTVQRYLTAPSP; encoded by the coding sequence ATGAACAGCCCTTCCCCTGCCCGCACACCCGGCACGCCCCGCGCCCGCCGCTCCGATGCGACGCGCGACGCGATCCTCGTCGCGGCCCGCGAGCGGTTCGCCGCCGACGGGTACGAGCGGGCCACCATCCGTGCCATCGCCAAGGACGCGAACATCGACCCGTCGATGGTGATGCGCTACTACGGCAACAAGGAGGGCCTGTTCGCGGCGGCCGTCACCGTCGACCTGCGACTGCCGGACATCGGCGGGCCGGCGTCGCGGGACGTGGGCGCGGTCCTGGTGCGGCACTTCCTCGACATGTGGGAGGACGACGAGGTCCTCACCGCTCTGCTCCGGGTCGGCGCGACCAACCAGGCCGGGGCCGAGCGCATGCAGGGCATCTTCCGGGACCAGTTGTTGCCGGTGGCCCGGCAGGTGTGCCCCGATCCCGAACAGATCCCGGCGCGGGCCGCACTCACGGCGTCGCAGCTGCTCGGCCTCGCGCTGACCCGGTATGTGCTGCGGATTCCGCCGGCGGTGGCACTGCACCCCGAGGAGATCGTGGCGTGGCTGGGGCCGACGGTGCAGCGGTACCTCACGGCGCCGAGCCCCTGA